The DNA segment AGAGTGTCACTATACGTTATTCTATAATAAACCCTGATGCACGGTTTGAAGTTGAAAATCTTTTAAAAGGATTTGGTGGGATTATACGCTGACAGATCCCTGATAAGTTGTCCGTTTTAAAATAATTGAAATGTCTTACTTAAAAATTCTTTTAAAAATAATAAACATCTTTTTTTAATTTAAATTGATTTAAACTTCTTTTTTTAGGAAGTATCCTGTTTAAATGCCAGTAACTTCTTTTAAAATTCATTCCAATGGCATTTAATACATATTGAAAAATAACTATGAAAAAAGCGCAACGTTTATATAGTATGAATAACAAGGTTATAGTAACCAAAGTTAACTAAAACATGATGAATAGTGTAAACTATTTTAAACCCATTAAACATATTATAATCAAGCAAAACGTTAATGTAGGGGGTTCCTATGGAAAATAAAGAAATGAAATTAAAAGTTGCAGAAGCGTTTTCACAAAACGATGTTGGTAGAACAATTGCAAGGATCGACCCGGCATGCATGCATAAGCTGGATCTTCTCGATGGAGACATAATCGAGATAAAAGGAAAGAAGGTAACCGCAGCAAAAGTTGCATCAAGTCAGTCAGATGTTGGGCTTGGAATAATCAGGATCGATGGTTACCTGAGGAAGAATGCAGGTACCTCCATAGGGGAAGAAATCACAGTCAAAAGGGCTGAAGTGAAAGAAGCCCAGAAAGTGATTCTTGCACCCGTTGACCAGCAGATAATGATAAGGGGAGATGTAAAACCCGCATTCATGGGCAGAATCATGTCAAAGGGAGATCTGATAGTCGCAGGAATAAGACAGCAGCAGCCCATGAGGGGGGGCTTATTCGACGACTTCTTCAGGGACATGGTTAGTGATGTTTCACCCATGGGTGAGATAAAGCTTGCAGTGGTTTCAACCAAACCTGCAGGAATCGTTCAGATAACAGACATGACTGAAATGGAAATTCAGACAGAACCCGTGGATGTTTCAAAAATTGAGGGCATAAAAAACGTTGTGGATGTTACCTACGAGGACATAGGTGGCCTCAAGGAGGAAGTCAAAAAGGTCAGGGAAATGATAGAAATTCCACTTAAAAGACCTGAACTCTTTGAAAGACTGGGAATATCCCCACCAAAAGGTGTTCTCATGCATGGACCACCAGGAACAGGTAAAACACTCCTGGCAAAAGCCGTTGCAAACGAAAGCGACGCCCACTTCATAGCAATCAACGGCCCTGAGATCATGAGTAAATATGTGGGTGGATCAGAGGAACGCCTCAGAGAATTCTTCGAAGAAGCTGAAGAAAACGCACCTTCCATCATATTCATAGATGAGATAGATGCAATAGCACCCAAAAGGGAAGAAGTAACAGGAGAAGTTGAACGCAGAATAGTTGCCCAGCTACTCACCCTCATGGACGGACTGAAAAGCAGGGGACAGGTAGTTGTAATCGGTGCAACCAACAGACCAGACGCCCTTGACCAGGCGCTCAGACGACCCGGAAGATTCGACAGAGAAATAGAAATAGGCGTACCAGACAAAGACGGAAGAATGGAAGTTCTCCAGATCCACACAAGGGGAATGCCCCTTGACGACACAGTGGACTTGGATGAAATAGCAGATATAACACACGGATTCGTGGGAGCAGATGTTGAATCACTCTGTAAAGAATCTGCAATGAGGGTTTTAAGAAGGGTACTCCCAGACATCAAGGCAGAAGAGGAGATACCAAAGGAAACCCTCAAAAAGATGATAGTCACGAAATCCGACTTCAAAGAGGCCCTGAAGGAGATACAACCATCTGCACTGCGTGAAGTGATGGTACAGGTCCCAGATGTTAAATGGGATGATATAGGTGGACTTGAAAGTGCAAAACAGGAACTTCGTGAGGCAGTTGAATGGCCACTCAAGTACCCTGAAAGCTTTGAGAAGTTCGGTGTGAGACCACCAAGGGGTGTTCTTGTCTACGGCCCACCAGGAACAGGTAAAACACTCCTGGCAAAAGCCGTTGCAAACGAAAGTGATGCAAACTTCATAGCAATCAAAGGCCCAGAACTCCTATCAAAATGGGTTGGAGAATCAGAAAAAGGAGTGCGTGAAGTCTTCAGAAAGGCCAGACAAACAGCACCTACCGTGATATTCTTCGATGAGATAGATTCAATAGCATCTACAAGAGGTGGAAGTAGCACAGACTCTGGTGTGACACAGAGAGTTGTTAACCAGCTTTTAACAGAGATAGATGGCCTTGAGGAACTGCAGGATGTTTCAGTTGTTGCAGCAACCAACCGTGTGGACATAATAGATCCTGCCCTTCTACGGCCTGGAAGGTTCGATAGACATGTTAAAGTGGACACTCCTGACGAAACTGCAAGAATTGCAATATTCAAAGTTCATACAAAGGAAATGCCACTTGCAGATGATGTTGACCTTGAAAAACTTGCCAAAAAAGCAGAGGGATACGTTGGAGCAGATATAGAAGCTGTGTGCCGTGAAGCAGTGATGCTCACACTCAGAGAAAACCTTGAGGCAGACAAGATCAAAATGAAACAGTTCAAAGAAGCTATGGATAAGGTGAAACCTAAAAGTGAGGTTGACCTGAGGCAGTACAGCTAAAACCATTCCACAAGTGGATTTAACTCCAAAAAAACCTGAAAATTTAACTGGGAGAAGTTTTATTATTTTTTTCTCCCAAAATCCTTAAAATAATTCTTTTTCAAGCCTATTGCTATTTTTAAATTGATAACTTCAAAACATAGATTTGTATTTCTAAAAAAGTGTTATTCAAATTATTTCTTCAAAATAATTCCTTTAAGAGCTATTCTTTGTATATTAAAAAGCGTTTTACGCACTTTTATTATTTCAGTCCCTAAATTTTTCCTAATTTTTAGTTATACCTCCTAATTTTTTATTTGTAGGGATCATTTTAAAAAAAAATGAGGATGTTACCATGAAACATCAAAAAAATGATTTAGAAAAATTATCATCCTTCTTTCAGGAAATGAAAAAAAGTTAAGTATCTTCATATCAATATAGGTTTATTTATCGAAAATCTATTCAGAGTTATTTAGATCTTTTAAAAAGAGAGATTCGTTTTTTAGGTGAGACAATGAGTTACAAAGTAAAGGATATTTCACTTGCACCGCAAGGTAAGAAGAAAATAGAATGGGTACAGAGACACATGCCTGTTCTTGAATACATAAAAAAAGAATTTGAAGAAACCAAACCCTTCGAGGGCATTACAATTGGATCATGTTTACATCTTGAACCAAAAACAATAAATCTTGGTTTAACCCTTCAAGCAGGAGGTGCAGAGGTTGCAATGACCGGCTGCAACCCATTATCAACCCATGACGATGCAACAGCTGCAGGAGCTTCAATGGGCCTTAACATGTACGGCTGGAGAGAAGAAAGCAACGAAGAGTACTACGAAAACATCAAGAGGGTGCTGGACCATGAACCTGACATAATAATCGATGACGGCGCAGACATGATATTCTTCATCCACAAGGAGCGAAGGGACCTTATCGGGAAAATATTAGGTGCCTGTGAAGAAACAACAACTGGAATTCATCGTTTAAAGGCTATGAATGAAGATAAAGCCCTTGAATTTCCAGTTATGGCAGTGAATGATTCCTACATGAAGTACCTCTTCGACAACAGGTACGGAACTGGACAGTCAACGTTCGACTCAATAATGGGCTCAACCAACATGCTCATAGCTGGAAAAACAGTTGTTGTCTGTGGATACGGCTGGTGCGGTCGTGGAGTTGCCATGAGAGCTGTGGGGCTTGGTGCAAATGTCATAGTAACCGAAATAGATCCGATAAGGGCCTTAGAGGCAAGAATGGATGGTTACAGAGTTATGAAGATTCGTGACGCTGTTAAAGAGGCAGATCTTATCTTAACAGTCACAGGAAATATTGATATTGTTTCAGGCGACGACTTCAAGTACATGAAGGATGGATGTCTCCTTGCAAACTCAGGACACTTCAACGTTGAGATAAACAAAAAAGACCTTCAGGAACAGTCTGTAAGCTGCAAACAGGTGAGGGCAGATATAGAAGAGTTTGTAATGCATGATGGAAGGAAACTTTACCTCATAGCAGATGGTAGACTTGTTAACCTTGCAGGAGAACGTGGACAGGGACATCCTGCAGAGATAATGGACATGAGCTTTGCAATGCAGGCACTATCCGCCAAGTACCTCACTGAAAACAAACTTGATGTTGGTGTTTACAAAACCCTTGATGAAACAGACAGATACGTTGCAGAACTCAAGTTAAATGCAATGAACATTGAAATCGATGATTTAACACCAAGACAGGTGGATTATATGAACAACTGGGAAGAGGGAACCTGAATCCCCATCCCACTTCTATTTTTTCTTTTACATGTATCATAAGCTGAAATTATTGCAGTACTCTGGACTGAAATCCTGACAAAAAAATTCTCATGGACCCGATGATGAACATGAACTATTCAAAGATCATAGATAAGGGCAATGAACCTTCACGCCTTTTTATTGGAGGAGTTCATGGTAAAGAAGGAATTACCACCATAAAAGCCCTCTCTCAACTTGATGAGGATTCAGTTTCCAATGGAAAACTTGGGATATACAACTTCGATGAAACTCCCTACTTGAGCACCCTCCACAAAGATTATTACAATTCAGATATGGGTAAAAATGTGCTTTCCCTTATTAAAGAGCATAAGCCCGTGGTTTACCTTGAGGCCCACTGCTACAAAGAGAAGAGCTACGAAAAACTCGTAGATGAAGATCGTAAAAGCAGGGTTGGTGTTCCACCACTTATAGAACTTGAAGAAGGAGTTTTAATAGGATCTGTAGCCCCATTTCTAAGGTTGAACTGTTTCAAAAGGCAAGATATCTGTATAACCCTTGAAATTCCATGTTACCCCTCAAAAAAAGCTTTAGGTGTTTATGTTAATATTTTAAAAGCTGTTGCATCTTCCAAAACCCGGGAGGATCTTGAGGCGACCATTGGTACGAGGTATCCTCAGCAGGTTGAAACTGCACGCAGGTACGCCATTGAATTTTTTGGAGATTACCCCCCGTTTTGAATAAAAAAACCTAAAAGATTATTATGGAAAACAAGGGCCGAAAAAAACTTACATTAATATATGATGTTCAACTATCATGATATATGCAGGGGTACCCAAGTGGTCAACGGGGATAGGTTCAGGGCCTATTGGTGTAGGCCTTCAAGGGTTCGAATCCCTTCCCCTGCACTCATTTTAGAATAAGATTTATTTTGTATTTATTTGTAGAATTTCAGGAGATTGTTAGTTTTTCAACAGAAAATATCAATCTATAAGTCATAATCTTAAATTCTATTTAAAAGCATCCTCAATAAATCTAAATTAAAAAACCGTTCCAATGGATTAAATGACCCAGTATCTCTTATTTCTTTAGATCTCCTCTATATTTCATGATACTTTCTTTATAACTACTTTTTAACATAGATATTATGATAAAAGCAAATATAATTGCTAATATAATAACAGGCGCAGTTCCATTTGAAGGTAGATTAAAAAAAGAAAAAAATGTTTTTTTATAAAAAAACTTAATTTGATGAATTTTCTGTTTTCAGGATAATGCTAGGTCGAACCTGTCCAGGTTCATGACCTTGTCCCATGCTTTTATGAAGTCGTTCAGGAACTTCTTAGATGAGTCTTCACATGCGTAGACTTCCGCCAATGCCCGGAGCTCGGAGTTTGAACCGAAAATGAGGTCAACACGTGTACCTGTCCACTTGAGTTCACCTGTTGCTCGGTCCCTTCCCTCAAACACATTTTCGTCCTCTGAGGATGCATTCCATTCTGTTTTCATATCAAGCAAATTCACGAAAAAGTCATTTGTAAGCGCCTCAGGCATCTTGGTGAAGACACCATTCTGGGATTGTCCAAAGTTGGCATTCAGGACACGTAATCCACCAATGAGAACCGTCATCTCAGGAACTGTCAATGTCAGTAATTGCGCTTTGTCCACCAGCAACTCTTCGGGCCTAAATGCGCTTTGAGTCTTCTGATAATTTCGGAACCCATCTGCAACCGGTTCAAGCACAGCAAAGGATTCCACATCAGTTTGCTCCTTTAGAGCATCCATGCGTCCCGGAGTGAAGGGCACCTTAACAATATAACCAGCATTTTTTGCAGCCTGCTCAACACCAGCGCAACCAGCCAAAACAATGAGATCAGCCAGGGAGACCTTCTTGTCACCTTTTTGTGTTTGGTTAAATTCGCTCTGGATGCCCTCAAGTACCTCCAGCACTTTGGCTAGCTGGGCTGGCTGGTTGACTTCCCAATCCTTCTGCGGTGCCAGGCGAATACGAGCACCGTTGGCACCACCACGCTTGTCAGAGCCGCGGAAGGTAGATGCCGAAGCCCAGGCAGTGGAAACCATCTCTGACACTGACAGTTCAGAAGCCAATACCATACCCTTAAGGGTATCGATGTCTTCTTCATCAACCAATTCGTGATCGGCTGCAGGGATGGGGTTCTGCCAGATGAGCTCCTCGTCAGGTACCTCCAAACCTAGGTAGCGTGTCCGTGGACCCATGTCACGGTGGGTCAGTTTGAACCACGCGCGGGCGAAGGCGTCCGCAAACTCATCAGGGTTCTCATAGAAGCGCCGTGAGATCTTTTCGTATATGGGGTCGAAGCGCAAAGAGAGATCTGTGGTCAGCATGCCCGGGGTGCGACGTTTTGATGCGTCGTGTGGATCAGGAACAGTATCTGCGCCTGCGTCACCCTTTGGCTTCCACTGGTAGGCACCGGCCGGGCTTTTGGTCAATTCCCATTCGAATTCAAATAGTATCCTGAAGAAGTTGTTGTCCCAGTTCGTTGGAGTGTTGGTCCAGATAACTTCCGGGCCGCCTGTAATGGTGTCGTTACCTTTGCCATTACCAAAGCTGCTCTTCCAGCCCAGGCCCTGCTCCTCAATTGGTGCGGCTTCCGGCTCAGGACCAACCATTGACGGATCACCAGCACCGTGGGTTTTTCCGAAGGCGTGACCACCTGCAATGAGAGCCACTGTCTCCTCATCGTTCATAGCCATGCGAGCAAAACTCTCTCGGATATCATGCGCCGCAGCAATGGGGTCTGGTTCGCCGTTAGGGCCTTCTGGGTTCACATAAATCAATCCCATCTCCAGGGCGGCGAGTGGTTTTTCCAGTTCACTGTCACCAGTATGACGCTCGTCTGTAAGCCATTCTTTCTCAGAACCCCAGTATATGTCCTTTTCAGGTTCCCAGATGTCATCACGCCCACCACCGAAACCGAAGGTCTTAAAACCCATGGATTCCAGGGCGACGTTACCAGCAAGAATCATGAGGTCGGCCCAGGAAATTTTTCTGCCGTACTTCTGCTTGATGGGCCAGAGCAGTCGGCGTGCTTTGTCGAGGTTAGCGTTGTCGGGCCAGCTGCTTAATGGTGGAAAACGCTGGTTGCCGTTACCCCCTCCTCCACGGCCATCACTGATACGGTACGTACCGGCACTGTGCCACGCCATACGGATGAATAAAGGCCCATAATGGCCAAAGTCCGCAGGCCACCAATCCTGTGACTCGGTCATGAGTTCATGGAGGTCTTTCTTCAGCGCCTTTAGGTCAAGACTCCTGAATTCTTCAGCGTAGCTGAAATCTTCATCCATAGGATTGGATTCTGAGGAATGCTGGCGCAGGATGTCTAGATTCAACCGGTTTGGCCACCAATCAAGGTTCGTAATACTACCTCTAACAGTTTTTTTGCTTTTTTCATCCATAATTCCACCCTCTTTTTTCCACATCTAATTCACCTATTTTAAATTTTCCAAAAACTGTGAATCTTGTGTTTCCGAGTTTAATTGCCATTAATAACATTCCTTTAAAGAATATAATTTGAATTGTTTTTAAATATTTTCTAACAATTATTTATTAATTACAACTTTATTAAAAATTTTTGTTGATTTATACGGATAATATAAAACCATCAATCCATGATAGGATTTGTATAAATCCAAAAAGTAGATAAAAAAAATACATAAATAATTTTAAATTATTTTTAAAAAATCAAGTGAAAAAAATGTGCAAAAAGACAAATTCTCTTTAAAATTAATTATTTTTTTATATAAAAAAATATTTTCATATAAAATATTTATAGAAATTGTAATAATTATGCAAAACTTGAATGAAAGGTTAAAACCACTGTTCCAAACTACTCTGGTTCATGTCAAGTTTTTTGAGTTTATCAAGGGCACTTGAAACTCTTTCCTCTGAAAAATCGTGTTCTCCGCAGAGGAAGTCTAAGGTACCATCCCTGTCAGGTTTCTTCCATTTCAGGTTGTAATCCTCAAGAACATCGTGATCCAAAAACATGTCCCTTAAAACCATAGGATCAACTTCCAGCTCAACATCCAGATGTTCCAGGGCGTTGAATATGTTTTCATGTTTTTTGATGAGTTTTAAACCTTTTTTAGCACCTATACCTTTTATTCCCTCGTTAAAATCTGTTCCAACGAGTATTGCAACGTCCACAAGCTGTTCCCTTGTTAGTTCAACCTGTTCTAAAACTTTTTTAAGCTGTATGAGTTCCAGGTTGGCTTTTCCACCAGTTATGGTCAGGTTTTTAACCATTCTCGTGGCCCCAAAGAGTATGCAGTCGTAGTCCTGTGATCCCACACACCATGCATCTCCCTTTTCAACCATGTACGATGCTTGAGCTTCACCTTCACCCTTGGCCTGGATGTAGGGGATTCCCATTAGTTCTAGAAGTTTTTTAGATCCTTCCACCACTCCAGGGGACATTCTTGAGGATCGGACTGCGTACTTACGTGCCTCCTGAATATCTCCTTCATCAAGGGCTTCTTTCCATTTCTTCTCTGATTCTTCCTTTACTTCTCTTCGCTTGTCCTGTGTACCCTTTTTAAGATGGCTTGATGCACCATCAAATACATAAACCGGTTTTATTCCCTTTTCAACAAGTGATGATGTTCTGTAAAGGATTCCGCTGAAGTGTGAGGTTATGTTTTTGTTGTGATCCATGAGAGGTGTGCCATCTGCCTGTCTTATGCTTGATAAGAACTGGTAAATTATGTTGGCTGCATCAAGTACAACTATTTTTCCTTCAAGTTCATTGAAGCCTATGGATTCCGGAGATACAATGTCTTTAAACTTTACACCCATTTCAACCACACCAAATAGTTCAATCATCCATTCAATTTTTTTATAAGATTTTGTTTATGGATTGAATTTCATTAACTCAATATTTTGCCTTAAATCAGTTTTCTACATTAATCAGCACTATTAAAAGAAAATTTCTTAAAAAACATCTGATTTGAGATATCTACCAATCACATTTCCAGGGGTTAATCTCTGAAAAGATCGTATGGAAACGTTTCTTTTATCCATATAAGAACTTCACCATTGTGTATGATGTTGTAGGTTCTTGCAAGCATTGGAGAATCTGTTCCATATATCTCTTGAGTTTCTTTGTTGGTTCTCTCTGCGTAAATTGTTTTTATTTCTCTTCTGGACTCGATTTTATGGTTTTTTAATATACGTCCAATTGGG comes from the Methanobacterium aggregans genome and includes:
- a CDS encoding CDC48 family AAA ATPase produces the protein MENKEMKLKVAEAFSQNDVGRTIARIDPACMHKLDLLDGDIIEIKGKKVTAAKVASSQSDVGLGIIRIDGYLRKNAGTSIGEEITVKRAEVKEAQKVILAPVDQQIMIRGDVKPAFMGRIMSKGDLIVAGIRQQQPMRGGLFDDFFRDMVSDVSPMGEIKLAVVSTKPAGIVQITDMTEMEIQTEPVDVSKIEGIKNVVDVTYEDIGGLKEEVKKVREMIEIPLKRPELFERLGISPPKGVLMHGPPGTGKTLLAKAVANESDAHFIAINGPEIMSKYVGGSEERLREFFEEAEENAPSIIFIDEIDAIAPKREEVTGEVERRIVAQLLTLMDGLKSRGQVVVIGATNRPDALDQALRRPGRFDREIEIGVPDKDGRMEVLQIHTRGMPLDDTVDLDEIADITHGFVGADVESLCKESAMRVLRRVLPDIKAEEEIPKETLKKMIVTKSDFKEALKEIQPSALREVMVQVPDVKWDDIGGLESAKQELREAVEWPLKYPESFEKFGVRPPRGVLVYGPPGTGKTLLAKAVANESDANFIAIKGPELLSKWVGESEKGVREVFRKARQTAPTVIFFDEIDSIASTRGGSSTDSGVTQRVVNQLLTEIDGLEELQDVSVVAATNRVDIIDPALLRPGRFDRHVKVDTPDETARIAIFKVHTKEMPLADDVDLEKLAKKAEGYVGADIEAVCREAVMLTLRENLEADKIKMKQFKEAMDKVKPKSEVDLRQYS
- the ahcY gene encoding adenosylhomocysteinase, producing the protein MSYKVKDISLAPQGKKKIEWVQRHMPVLEYIKKEFEETKPFEGITIGSCLHLEPKTINLGLTLQAGGAEVAMTGCNPLSTHDDATAAGASMGLNMYGWREESNEEYYENIKRVLDHEPDIIIDDGADMIFFIHKERRDLIGKILGACEETTTGIHRLKAMNEDKALEFPVMAVNDSYMKYLFDNRYGTGQSTFDSIMGSTNMLIAGKTVVVCGYGWCGRGVAMRAVGLGANVIVTEIDPIRALEARMDGYRVMKIRDAVKEADLILTVTGNIDIVSGDDFKYMKDGCLLANSGHFNVEINKKDLQEQSVSCKQVRADIEEFVMHDGRKLYLIADGRLVNLAGERGQGHPAEIMDMSFAMQALSAKYLTENKLDVGVYKTLDETDRYVAELKLNAMNIEIDDLTPRQVDYMNNWEEGT
- a CDS encoding DUF2119 domain-containing protein is translated as MNYSKIIDKGNEPSRLFIGGVHGKEGITTIKALSQLDEDSVSNGKLGIYNFDETPYLSTLHKDYYNSDMGKNVLSLIKEHKPVVYLEAHCYKEKSYEKLVDEDRKSRVGVPPLIELEEGVLIGSVAPFLRLNCFKRQDICITLEIPCYPSKKALGVYVNILKAVASSKTREDLEATIGTRYPQQVETARRYAIEFFGDYPPF
- the katG gene encoding catalase/peroxidase HPI → MDEKSKKTVRGSITNLDWWPNRLNLDILRQHSSESNPMDEDFSYAEEFRSLDLKALKKDLHELMTESQDWWPADFGHYGPLFIRMAWHSAGTYRISDGRGGGGNGNQRFPPLSSWPDNANLDKARRLLWPIKQKYGRKISWADLMILAGNVALESMGFKTFGFGGGRDDIWEPEKDIYWGSEKEWLTDERHTGDSELEKPLAALEMGLIYVNPEGPNGEPDPIAAAHDIRESFARMAMNDEETVALIAGGHAFGKTHGAGDPSMVGPEPEAAPIEEQGLGWKSSFGNGKGNDTITGGPEVIWTNTPTNWDNNFFRILFEFEWELTKSPAGAYQWKPKGDAGADTVPDPHDASKRRTPGMLTTDLSLRFDPIYEKISRRFYENPDEFADAFARAWFKLTHRDMGPRTRYLGLEVPDEELIWQNPIPAADHELVDEEDIDTLKGMVLASELSVSEMVSTAWASASTFRGSDKRGGANGARIRLAPQKDWEVNQPAQLAKVLEVLEGIQSEFNQTQKGDKKVSLADLIVLAGCAGVEQAAKNAGYIVKVPFTPGRMDALKEQTDVESFAVLEPVADGFRNYQKTQSAFRPEELLVDKAQLLTLTVPEMTVLIGGLRVLNANFGQSQNGVFTKMPEALTNDFFVNLLDMKTEWNASSEDENVFEGRDRATGELKWTGTRVDLIFGSNSELRALAEVYACEDSSKKFLNDFIKAWDKVMNLDRFDLALS
- the fen gene encoding flap endonuclease-1; protein product: MGVKFKDIVSPESIGFNELEGKIVVLDAANIIYQFLSSIRQADGTPLMDHNKNITSHFSGILYRTSSLVEKGIKPVYVFDGASSHLKKGTQDKRREVKEESEKKWKEALDEGDIQEARKYAVRSSRMSPGVVEGSKKLLELMGIPYIQAKGEGEAQASYMVEKGDAWCVGSQDYDCILFGATRMVKNLTITGGKANLELIQLKKVLEQVELTREQLVDVAILVGTDFNEGIKGIGAKKGLKLIKKHENIFNALEHLDVELEVDPMVLRDMFLDHDVLEDYNLKWKKPDRDGTLDFLCGEHDFSEERVSSALDKLKKLDMNQSSLEQWF